In Chitinophagaceae bacterium, one DNA window encodes the following:
- a CDS encoding M3 family oligoendopeptidase: MYDIIEKPVDFRYLKELPDSLKWEYFEPFFKDLESRDINDKESLVQFIKDWNEISVYLGEEVRWVYVQMSQDTENKDVREKFSDYLTNIEPKLREISFELEKKLLLSPAIKELDNGKYGIFIRNVKNQVELYRKENLELQKDLKLLEKEYGVISGKMTIELDGKEVPLSAAQNKLKDPDRSIRKEVFEKVQGRRYQDKEELNSLFNKLLNLRAEIAKNAGFDNFRDYKFKSMNRFDYSAKDCFEFHDSIEALIVPLLKKNYEEKKAALKLDVFKPYDLDVNPDGSAPSVPFKSQDELVQKTVKCMSKVNPFFGKCLQKMSDRGHLDLEGRKGKAPGGFNMSLPKTGGAFIFMNASGSERDVRTMLHEAGHAVHSFLMDNQQYDFQKSIPSEVAELASMSMELFTFDYWDIFYNDEKSLKKAKKNQLESILQILPWVATIDSFQHWIYTNPGHTDEERSEYWLKCFNRFSPDIVDWTGYENYKEVNWQKQLHLYQVPFYYIEYAMAQLGAVAMWKQYKTNPEEAINNYMNALSLGNSRSIPELYETAGIKFDFSKKYLEELKDFLLDEISKLK; encoded by the coding sequence ATGTATGACATTATAGAGAAGCCTGTAGATTTCAGATATTTAAAAGAGCTGCCGGACTCCTTAAAATGGGAATATTTTGAACCTTTTTTTAAAGATTTAGAGTCAAGAGATATTAATGACAAGGAATCCTTAGTTCAATTTATAAAAGATTGGAATGAAATAAGTGTTTACTTAGGTGAGGAGGTTCGTTGGGTGTATGTCCAAATGAGTCAGGATACTGAGAATAAAGATGTTAGAGAAAAATTTTCAGATTATCTGACAAATATAGAGCCTAAATTAAGAGAGATAAGTTTCGAGTTAGAGAAAAAATTGTTGTTATCCCCGGCTATTAAAGAATTAGATAATGGGAAGTATGGCATTTTTATCAGAAATGTAAAAAATCAGGTTGAGCTTTACAGAAAAGAAAATCTTGAGTTACAAAAAGATTTAAAGCTGCTTGAAAAAGAATATGGTGTTATTTCCGGTAAAATGACTATTGAGTTAGACGGAAAAGAAGTACCACTTTCTGCCGCTCAAAATAAACTTAAAGATCCGGACAGATCTATTCGGAAAGAGGTATTTGAAAAAGTACAGGGAAGGAGATATCAGGATAAAGAAGAACTGAATTCCTTATTCAATAAGCTTTTAAATCTGAGAGCAGAAATAGCGAAAAATGCCGGTTTTGATAACTTTAGAGATTATAAGTTTAAAAGCATGAATCGTTTTGATTATTCAGCGAAAGACTGCTTTGAATTTCATGATTCTATAGAAGCCTTAATTGTGCCCTTGCTTAAAAAGAATTATGAAGAAAAGAAAGCCGCGCTGAAACTGGATGTTTTTAAACCATATGATTTAGACGTAAACCCGGACGGAAGTGCTCCATCAGTGCCTTTTAAAAGTCAGGATGAGTTGGTTCAGAAGACGGTTAAGTGCATGTCGAAGGTAAATCCTTTCTTTGGAAAATGTCTGCAAAAGATGTCTGACAGAGGGCATTTGGATTTAGAAGGCCGTAAAGGCAAAGCTCCGGGTGGTTTTAATATGTCCCTGCCTAAAACAGGTGGTGCATTTATATTTATGAATGCTTCCGGTTCAGAGAGAGATGTTAGAACCATGTTGCACGAGGCAGGTCATGCAGTGCATTCTTTTTTAATGGATAATCAGCAGTATGATTTTCAGAAAAGTATTCCTTCTGAAGTAGCTGAACTGGCATCTATGTCAATGGAACTGTTTACATTTGATTATTGGGATATCTTTTACAATGATGAAAAGTCATTAAAAAAAGCAAAGAAAAATCAACTGGAAAGTATTTTGCAAATACTACCCTGGGTAGCAACTATTGACTCTTTCCAGCATTGGATTTATACGAATCCCGGTCATACAGATGAAGAGAGAAGTGAGTATTGGTTAAAGTGTTTTAATCGTTTTTCTCCTGATATTGTTGATTGGACCGGTTATGAAAATTATAAAGAAGTTAACTGGCAGAAGCAATTACATTTGTATCAGGTGCCATTTTATTATATTGAATATGCGATGGCTCAGTTAGGAGCGGTAGCTATGTGGAAACAGTACAAGACAAATCCTGAAGAAGCAATCAATAACTATATGAATGCTTTGAGTTTAGGAAACTCCAGAAGTATTCCGGAGCTCTATGAAACCGCCGGAATTAAATTTGATTTCAGCAAAAAGTATCTGGAAGAACTGAAAGATTTTTTACTGGATGAAATTAGTAAATTAAAATAA